One region of Kytococcus sedentarius DSM 20547 genomic DNA includes:
- a CDS encoding sulfate permease: MIRLIWTLSVHTRYYLRRYMPTNRLLDAIRRRRNLRWGIPAMLLAVPYLLIASICTNALDQGAPGWLHLVVLWSVWNAMKFIITGPISLVLLARARIREAGARRRDRTRETLSRTPPGGTRLLRRGAVAIAGTGLT, encoded by the coding sequence ATGATCCGCCTGATCTGGACGCTCAGCGTCCACACCCGCTACTACCTGCGCCGCTACATGCCCACCAACCGGCTGCTCGACGCGATCCGACGTCGACGCAACCTGAGATGGGGCATCCCCGCGATGCTCCTTGCCGTTCCCTACCTGCTGATCGCGAGCATCTGCACCAACGCCCTCGACCAGGGTGCCCCAGGCTGGCTGCATCTGGTCGTGCTCTGGTCGGTGTGGAACGCGATGAAGTTCATCATCACGGGGCCGATCAGCCTCGTCCTCCTGGCGCGCGCCCGTATCCGAGAGGCTGGTGCACGTCGCCGGGATCGAACACGCGAGACCCTGAGCCGGACTCCGCCAGGAGGAACCCGACTACTACGTCGCGGCGCGGTAGCCATCGCCGGGACAGGCCTCACTTGA